The following proteins come from a genomic window of Elusimicrobiota bacterium:
- the lepB gene encoding signal peptidase I, with protein MRRILFLLALGAVGAAVFRVFLFENVVIASASMEPTLPVGRTYWVNKSVYRWGAPRRGELIVFQGPDGQKGMVKRAVAVAGDAVRFKDKELYLNGVRQLESYVRYTRAGEILVGDNLDLGVVPPGHVVVLGDNRDESGDSRDWKDAKGQRTPFLPLVRVKGRLVR; from the coding sequence GTGCGACGAATCCTTTTTTTATTGGCGCTGGGCGCGGTCGGCGCGGCGGTTTTTCGGGTGTTCTTGTTCGAAAACGTCGTGATCGCTTCGGCGTCCATGGAACCCACCTTGCCGGTGGGGCGGACCTATTGGGTCAACAAGTCCGTTTACCGCTGGGGCGCCCCCCGCCGGGGCGAGTTGATCGTGTTCCAGGGACCGGACGGGCAAAAAGGGATGGTCAAGCGGGCCGTCGCCGTCGCCGGCGACGCGGTGCGGTTCAAGGACAAGGAGTTGTATTTGAACGGCGTGCGTCAATTGGAGTCCTACGTGCGGTACACCCGGGCCGGGGAAATCCTGGTGGGGGACAATCTCGATTTGGGTGTCGTGCCGCCCGGCCACGTGGTGGTGCTCGGCGACAACCGCGACGAATCCGGGGACAGCCGCGATTGGAAGGACGCGAAAGGACAGCGGACGCCGTTCCTTCCGTTGGTCCGCGTGAAAGGACGGTTGGTGCGATGA
- the hisI gene encoding phosphoribosyl-AMP cyclohydrolase codes for MNKPDWIDSVKYDAQGLVPAVVQDDADGTVLMVAYMNKEALLETVERRRGVFFSRSRNKMWRKGEESGNHQEVKSIALDCDKDCVLIRVNQIGGAACHTGRKSCFFHHVGKENALDIRGEILFDPAKVYKK; via the coding sequence ATGAACAAACCCGATTGGATCGACAGCGTGAAATACGACGCCCAGGGACTCGTCCCGGCGGTGGTCCAGGACGACGCCGACGGCACCGTCCTGATGGTGGCCTACATGAACAAAGAGGCGCTGCTGGAAACGGTGGAGCGGCGTCGGGGGGTTTTCTTCAGCCGGTCGCGCAACAAAATGTGGCGCAAAGGCGAGGAAAGCGGCAACCACCAGGAAGTCAAATCCATCGCCCTGGATTGCGACAAGGACTGCGTGCTGATCCGCGTCAACCAGATCGGCGGGGCGGCCTGCCACACCGGGCGCAAGTCGTGTTTTTTCCACCACGTGGGGAAGGAAAACGCCCTGGACATCCGCGGCGAAATCCTTTTTGACCCGGCGAAGGTGTACAAGAAGTAA
- the hisF gene encoding imidazole glycerol phosphate synthase subunit HisF, whose amino-acid sequence MPRRPPNLTRRVIPCLDVNAGRVVKGTRFLNLRDAGDPVAVARRYNAEGADELVFLDITASSDKRPILLDVVRRTAEQVFIPLTVGGGVRTVEDIRVLLSAGADKVSINTAGVKRPAFFTEAARRFGAQCVVAAIDAKRTRPGRWEVFIHGGRTPTGKDAVAWARETVRRGAGEILLTSMDADGTKAGYDTALLAAVARAVRVPVIASGGAGAVDHFVDAFRAGADAALAASLFHFRELAIGRLKARLAQKNIPVRL is encoded by the coding sequence TTGCCCAGGCGCCCGCCTAATCTCACGCGGCGCGTCATCCCCTGCCTCGACGTCAACGCCGGGCGGGTGGTGAAGGGCACGCGCTTTTTGAACCTGCGGGACGCCGGCGACCCGGTGGCGGTGGCCCGCCGCTACAACGCCGAGGGGGCCGACGAGCTGGTGTTTTTGGACATCACGGCGTCCTCGGACAAACGGCCGATCCTCCTGGACGTCGTCCGGCGCACCGCCGAGCAGGTGTTCATCCCCTTGACCGTGGGCGGCGGCGTACGCACCGTCGAAGACATCCGCGTCCTGCTGAGCGCGGGGGCCGACAAGGTGTCCATCAACACCGCCGGGGTGAAGCGGCCGGCCTTTTTCACGGAGGCCGCGCGCCGGTTCGGCGCCCAGTGCGTCGTTGCCGCCATCGACGCCAAACGCACCCGCCCAGGCCGTTGGGAGGTCTTCATCCACGGCGGTCGCACCCCGACGGGGAAGGACGCCGTCGCCTGGGCGCGCGAAACCGTGCGCCGGGGCGCGGGGGAGATTTTGTTGACCAGCATGGACGCCGACGGGACCAAGGCCGGTTACGACACGGCCCTCCTGGCGGCGGTGGCGCGGGCGGTGCGCGTGCCCGTGATCGCCTCGGGCGGGGCGGGCGCGGTGGACCATTTCGTCGACGCCTTCCGCGCGGGCGCGGACGCCGCTTTGGCGGCGTCGCTTTTCCATTTTCGTGAACTCGCCATCGGGCGCCTCAAGGCCCGCTTGGCCCAAAAAAACATACCCGTGAGGTTGTGA